Below is a genomic region from Actinomadura sp. NAK00032.
GCAAAAGCCGGAATCATCACCGACCAGCCAGTGGAGCCACTGGCCAGATTGCTGTCAGGCGCCATGAACGAGGCAGCCCTATGGCTGGCCCGCTCACCGTCCCCGCAGGCACAGGCGCAAACAGAACAAGCATTGGACCGCCTACTGAACGGCCTGCGCTCGCAAGACACCTAACGCCCGCGCCTCCGGCGGACGCGCCAGACGATGACGCCTGCGACGACCACACACGCGACCACGATCGCGACGACGCGTCCGGCCTCATGCTCGATGCGGGTGTAGGCGTTGCCGGCGAAGTAGCCGAGCAGCGTGAAGCCCACCCCCCACAGGAGGCCGCCGGCGGCGTTGAACAGCAGGAACACGTGGCGGGGCATCCGCGACATCCCCGCCAGCGCGGGCATGATCGCGCGGAAGAACGCGATGAACCGCCCGAGGAACACGGCCACGCCGCCCCGGCGCTGGATCAGGTCGCGGGCCTTGTCCACATGGTCGCGGTGGGGGCGGAGCATGCGCGTGTCCAGGATCGCCGGGCCGACCCGGCGGCCGATCATGTAGCCGACGAAGTCCCCGACGATCGCCGCGACGACCACCACCGCGCACAGCCAGACGATCGAGACCCGGTGCTGGCCGGCGATGACCCCGCCGAGGACGACGGCGGTCTCGCCGGGCAGCACGAAGCCGAAGAACAGGGCGTCCTCGCAGAACACCAGCCCGCCGACGACCCCGTACACGACCGGCCCGGACAGACCGCCCAACCACGACGTGACCGAGTCGAGCACCTCTCCCCCATCCCGAAGTCCCCACGGCACCGCACGCGCGAATCCCGCCCGCCGGTGTTCCTCTGCCTACCCTGCGCACACACCCCAATCCCGCGTCCGCCCTAGAGCCCTCACCGTGTCCCCATTGCCACCTTGCCTGCACGTGACCGCCCGGCTTCGATGAGTAGCAACGATCGCCAGCGGCACAAAGGAGAACTGATGACACGAAGCCCGAGCCAGGCCCCGTGAGGAGTGGACGCGAATGAGCGCCCGTCTCCCCAAGGCGGGGGGAGAAGACTGGCGACGTGCGGATCACCGCGGTCGGCCGCCGCGTCTTCGCCTCCCGCATCGAGACAGCGGCCCCGCTCCTCGACTGGCGGACCGGCGACTGGGCCCAACTGGCTTACACGCCGATCGACCTGCCCGCGCGGTTCGTGGCCCGTCTCCACGCCTACCTCGACCGCTTCGGCCTGGCGTTCGGCTGTTTCGACTTCGCGGTTGACGACACCGAGGACCCGGTCTTCATTGAATGCAATCCCAATGGCCAGTGGGGATTCCTGCCCGCATCCGACTCCACCGCGGACGCCTTCGCGGAACTTCTGCAGAATGGGTGAGGTCATGACGCCCCGAGATCCCGTACGGCTGCGAGCCGCAGCTTGCCGGACGGCTCGCACTCGACGACCGGGCCTGGCACGAGGCGGTGGAGGCCGTGCCTCGGCACCGGTTCGTTCCGGGCTTCTACGCCGACTCCGGCGAGCGTTCCCCGGACGTCAGCCCGAACAGCCGCAGATCAGCGGGGTTGCATATCATTCGGGGGTGGCCTCGTAGTGCTGTTGGACGGCGATGGCCTTGCCGAATTGGCCGGCCTGGCTGGGGCTGCCGCAGAGTTGCGGAGAACTCGCCAGTTCTTAAGCATCCTTGAGCTGGGCGTTTGCGTTCGCCGCCTCGGAGCCTGACGCGCGAGCGAGCATCGCCCCCGATGTCCAGAGGTCCGACCCGCCAGAATCCGGCGATGACCTGCACGTCCATCCAATGACAGCGGCGCTTTGTCGAGTCACCGCCCGCTCCGGCCGCCCTTTGCCCGATCCCCCCCTGCGGGAACGCACAACACGCGCTCCACAATCCACAAGACAGATGCAATCAAAATGCCCGAAATGAGGCATACAAGGTAACCCCGGACGGCGATCATGAATCACGAAAAGAATCGTGGTCGAATTCCGGCTCGAAGCACAAACCAGCGCCCGGCCGGATATCATAGGAGCATGAGTTCAATTCCGGTCGATCTTGATGCCGCGTCCACCATTGAATTGGTGAACGCGGCCTCTGTGATCGCCGCTGAACTCGCCTCCCGCACCGCCCCCGACTCCCCGGCCACCTGCCTGGAACTGGCCGAAGGACTCGCCGCCGCCACCGATCTGCAAGAGGCCGCGCTGGCCGGATACGTCGGCGTGGTGGACGGCGCCCGGGAGGTCCAGCGGTGGGGTTTCCCCTCAACCCGCTCCTGGCTGCGGTCCCGTATGGGCATGCGCGAAACCCGCGCCAAAGAACGCCTCACGCTGGCCCGCCAGCGGCACCGCCTCACGGAGGTCACCGACCGGTGGACCGCAGGTGAACTGTCGACCGGGTACGCCGCCACCATCGCCGAAGCCACCGCCCGCCTGGACGACCATGACTGCCCGGTCGCTGAGAACATCCTGCTGGGCATGGTCGACCAAGGATTCTCGGCCGGGAAGGTCGCCTCCTTCGGCAAGCGGATCCGTGAGGTGATCGCCGAACGCGACGGGCGTGAGCAGATTCCGGAGGATGTGGCGCGTGGGTATGAGCGGTCGTGGATCGACTCGACCCGGTCGTTGGATGGTGGCCGCTACATCAAGGGCTGGCTGAACGCTGAGGACGCCGCGATCTGGGACGGCACCC
It encodes:
- a CDS encoding HNH endonuclease signature motif containing protein, coding for MSSIPVDLDAASTIELVNAASVIAAELASRTAPDSPATCLELAEGLAAATDLQEAALAGYVGVVDGAREVQRWGFPSTRSWLRSRMGMRETRAKERLTLARQRHRLTEVTDRWTAGELSTGYAATIAEATARLDDHDCPVAENILLGMVDQGFSAGKVASFGKRIREVIAERDGREQIPEDVARGYERSWIDSTRSLDGGRYIKGWLNAEDAAIWDGTLGPLAKPAGTDDHRDLSERTAAALTSVLSGGHKATRVTVICDLDTLTGATTPARLTDGTPIPAAQARRIALAAGVSPLLLGQGNTPLYLGHRVRFATGAQRQVLETLYATCAVQGCEVPGTLCEVDHVHGWALGHSPTDIDKLALACGWHNRYKHSNPDRLHITKAQDGRYTYRLHPPGAGPLHKLRRPPPTWPQAA
- a CDS encoding DedA family protein; this translates as MLDSVTSWLGGLSGPVVYGVVGGLVFCEDALFFGFVLPGETAVVLGGVIAGQHRVSIVWLCAVVVVAAIVGDFVGYMIGRRVGPAILDTRMLRPHRDHVDKARDLIQRRGGVAVFLGRFIAFFRAIMPALAGMSRMPRHVFLLFNAAGGLLWGVGFTLLGYFAGNAYTRIEHEAGRVVAIVVACVVVAGVIVWRVRRRRGR